In Candidatus Neomarinimicrobiota bacterium, the DNA window CATCCTTCGGCGAATCCCACGATATACATGGCCGCTCCCAGGGTCAGGGAAAAGTAGAGAGGAATGCCCACCGCACCGCCGATCTCCAGTCCCAGAGACCGTGAAATGATGGAATAAGAGCCACCCGCACCGATCTTAATATTGGTGGTCATGGAGGACATGGCCAACCCGGTGGTGATGGTAACCAGTTTCGCCATAAGGATAATGATCACGGCCCCTGCCAGACCTGCATTACCCACCACCCACCCGAGCCTCAGGTACATGATAACCCCCAGGATAGTGAGAATGGTGGGAGTGAACACACCCTGGAAAGTGCCAAAGCGTCTGGGTATAGACATGAAAACTCCGGGGGAGCGCAGGTCCTAGATAACGAGCCTGATCGTATGTCTGCTGTTAAACAAACTCATTGTATGTCACGTCAATCTGGTTCATGAGATCTTCTTCCGTACCGTCATTATCCAGAACGAAATCGGCCATCTTCACTTTCGATTCTTCGGGCAGCTGGAGATCCATCCGCTTCTGGATTTGTTCCCGGGTCAGTTTGCCTCTTTTAAGAGCCCTTTGCATTCGGAGACCATACTGGGCTGTGACGACAACGACATAGTCCAGGTGCTGGTCGAGTCCCGATTCATAGATGAGGGCCGCATTGACCACGAAAACGGGTGCTTCCTTTTTTTTGTTTTCGGCTTCATATCGGGCATCGATTTCGTCAAAGACATACGGGTGAATAATGGCATTGAGAATGGCCTGGGTTTCTTCATTTGCGAAGCCTTTTATGGCGAGTTTTTTTTCACTGATGGTTCCATCAGGATTGAGAATGTCGGTACCGAATTCCTGGATCAGGTCTTCCTGGACTTTCTCGTTCTCCCGGAGAATTCTTTTCGCCTCATAATCAGCATCAAGAACATAGGCGCCCAGTTCTCCCATCCTTTTGGAAACCACGTCCTTTCCACTTCCAATGCCACCCGTGATTCCTATGCGCAACATCCTAACTCCCCAAAATCATTTTGGAA includes these proteins:
- the coaE gene encoding dephospho-CoA kinase (Dephospho-CoA kinase (CoaE) performs the final step in coenzyme A biosynthesis.) yields the protein MLRIGITGGIGSGKDVVSKRMGELGAYVLDADYEAKRILRENEKVQEDLIQEFGTDILNPDGTISEKKLAIKGFANEETQAILNAIIHPYVFDEIDARYEAENKKKEAPVFVVNAALIYESGLDQHLDYVVVVTAQYGLRMQRALKRGKLTREQIQKRMDLQLPEESKVKMADFVLDNDGTEEDLMNQIDVTYNEFV